A single region of the Raphanus sativus cultivar WK10039 chromosome 1, ASM80110v3, whole genome shotgun sequence genome encodes:
- the LOC130497426 gene encoding uncharacterized protein LOC130497426, which produces MKAAEANRNPKRWCEFHSDHGHTTEDCIALKMEVAELLKKGYLREFLLDKAKKLINKEGPSLPIEVAHALPPQQDRVIHVITGGSEVSGISSAAAKKSTRNARNSQEAEGPKGLLLGTDEISFTTREQEKVLTPHHDALVISLTIANCLVKRILVDNGSSSNIIFHSAFTDQGLEPTALTRKATPRVGFSGEVK; this is translated from the coding sequence ATGAAGGCCGCGGAGGCTAATCGAAATCCCAAGCGATGGTGCGAGTTCCATAGCGATCATGGTCATACTACGGAGGATTGCATAGCCCTAAAGATGGAAGTCgccgagctcctcaagaaaggcTACCTACGGGAATTCCTCTTGGATAAAGCCAAGAAACTTATAAATAAAGAAGGTCCCAGTCTCCCTATCGAAGTAGCTCATGCACTGCCACCACAGCAAGATCGGGTGATCCACGTCATCACCGGCGGATCAGAGGTGAGCGGAATTAGCAGTGCCGCAGCCAAGAAAAGTACTCGTAATGCCAGGAACAgccaagaggccgagggtcccAAGGGCCTACTCCTTGGAACAGATGAGATCAGTTTCACTACaagggagcaggagaaggtcctCACCCCTCATCATGATGCTCTcgtcatttcacttaccatagcaaactgcttggtTAAGCGGATACTAGTAGATaatgggagctccagcaacataaTCTTCCATTCGGCTTTCACTGACCAGGGTTTGGAACCTACAGCTCTAACCAGAAAGGCAACTCCTCGCgtaggcttcagtggagaaGTCAAATAA
- the LOC130497427 gene encoding uncharacterized protein LOC130497427 — MVERLPGAAPPIRRSNQGSYSDTHFVEEIASVEMPRKFSFPSIKMYEGTGDPDNHIAQYKQHMLAVAIPRDAREATMCKGFGSTLTGPALQWYTNLPTKSIKSFAALSDKFMEQFASSRDLEKNSDDLYEILQHRNDPLRSYIARFNQAKVAIPECNADTAISAFKRGLLPEGDLYKELTKYKCRIMEDVLSRAWAQVRWEEDVASRAKACAKYDQKTSKPTRSERDKPSHSKPARETGNPNKGRYQHRPLP, encoded by the coding sequence atggtagaaaggctcccaggAGCAGCTCCTCCCATTCGAAGAAGCAATCAGgggtcctactccgatacacatttcgtggaagagattgcctCGGTAGAGATGCCGCGAAAGTTCTCTTTCCCAAGCATAAAGATGTACGAAGGTACTGGGGATCCCGACAATCACATTGCTCAGTACAAGCAACAcatgctagcagtagcaatccctcgtgatgcacgggaagctaccatgtgtAAAGGATTCGGATCGACCTTGACCGGCCCTGCTCTTCAGTGGTATACCAACTTGCCCACCAAATCCATCAAATCCTTTGCGGCCCTTAGCGATAAATTCATGGAGCAGTTCGCTAGCAGCCGTGACCTTGAGAAGAATTCGGATGATCTCTATGAgatcctccagcataggaatgaTCCCCTTCGTTCTTACATAGCTCGCTTCAACCAGGCGAAGGTAGCTATTCCtgagtgcaacgctgatacggctatctcagccttCAAGAGGGGTCTACTTCCAGAGGGAGACCTTTACAAGGAGCTGACCAAATACAAATGCAGAATTATGGAAGATGTGCtgtctcgtgcttgggctcaagtaagatgggaagaagatgtcGCTAGTAGGGCTAAAGCCTGTGCGAAGTATGATCAGAAGACATCAAAGCCTACAAGGAGTGAACGCGACAAGCCTTCTCACTCTAAACCCGCTAGGGAGACTGGTAACCCGAACAAGGGCAGGTATCAGCATCGACCTTTGCCTTGA